The following coding sequences lie in one Arachis ipaensis cultivar K30076 chromosome B05, Araip1.1, whole genome shotgun sequence genomic window:
- the LOC107642296 gene encoding gibberellin 20 oxidase 4: MASSVLPPTESRTLFDASWGKLSNVPTEFVWPGSENRLNLPELQVPQIDLKSFLSGDPKTVETLCAEVNDACKKHGFLILVNHGVDAELVATTEKLIDEFFTLPMEEKLRAERVVPSPWGYASSFLGRFHSTLPWKETLSINYCAEPNRRTVEEYFARVLGDDYKRFGTTLEEYGEAMSNVCLVLMELLGLSLGVGRKYFREFYEDNESVMRLNYYPTCQRPDLALGIGPHCDPTSLTILHQDLVGGLQVFADDQWYSVSPKQGAFVVNIGDTFTAMTNGVYKSCLHRVVVNEKVVRRSIAFFLNPNGKKVVIPPKELVTEENPRLYPDFTWPTFLEFTQKFYRTDSTTLEFFSKWVEEQNQQQCKEN, from the exons atggcTTCTTCTGTTCTTCCCCCAACAGAATCCAGGACACTCTTTGATGCTTCTTGGGGAAAGCTTTCAAATGTACCCACCGAATTCGTATGGCCTGGTAGCGAAAACCGTCTGAACCTTCCAGAACTCCAAGTTCCACAGATCGATTTGAAGTCTTTCCTCTCCGGGGATCCTAAAACCGTTGAAACTCTTTGCGCCGAGGTTAACGACGCCTGCAAGAAGCATGGATTCCTCATCCTTGTTAACCACGGCGTCGACGCGGAGCTCGTGGCCACCACCGAAAAGCTAATCGATGAGTTCTTTACCTTGCCCATGGAGGAGAAGCTGAGGGCTGAGAGAGTGGTTCCGAGTCCTTGGGGGTATGCTAGTAGCTTCCTTGGAAGGTTCCATTCCACTCTTCCATGGAAGGAAACTCTTTCAATAAATTACTGTGCTGAACCTAATCGGAGGACTGTGGAGGAGTACTTTGCTAGGGTTTTGGGGGATGATTACAAGCGATTTGG AACTACCTTGGAAGAGTACGGTGAAGCCATGAGTAATGTTTGCCTAGTACTTATGGAGCTGCTTGGACTGAGCTTAGGTGTTGGGCGCAAATATTTTAGAGAATTCTATGAAGACAATGAATCTGTGATGAGGCTGAATTACTATCCTACATGCCAGAGACCTGATTTGGCCCTAGGAATTGGGCCCCATTGTGACCCTACATCCTTAACCATTCTTCATCAAGATTTAGTGGGTGGTCTACAAGTGTTTGCGGATGATCAATGGTACTCTGTGTCTCCAAAACAAGGAGCTTTTGTTGTCAACATTGGTGACACTTTCACG GCTATGACAAACGGAGTTTACAAGAGTTGCTTGCACAGAGTGGTTGTGAACGAGAAAGTTGTGAGAAGATCGATTGCTTTTTTTCTGAATCCAAACGGAAAGAAAGTAGTGATTCCTCCAAAAGAACTTGTCACGGAGGAGAATCCAAGGCTCTATCCAGATTTCACGTGGCCAACTTTTCTTGAATTCACACAGAAGTTTTACAGGACTGACTCCACAACCCTTGAATTTTTCTCAAAGTGGGTTGAGGAGCAAAACCAGCAGCAATGCAAGGAGAATTGA
- the LOC107639906 gene encoding uncharacterized protein LOC107639906: MRNCFKGERWLCVEGVLSEKSVNCAFFLVYGAHIRDEKRVVWEELSYMAGLCPGACCFLGDFHEIAQVEERRGLESLSLSAQDYKVWVHDMGLVDLPISDRKFTWFRGQSCSRIDRVLVSLEWLEAFPETRLRGGSRGLSDHCPIIVEEKRLRVGPRPFRSLDSWFTHEGFLRMVKEEWRGLGEIQFTDKLKALTVPLGRWHRDNFGDMDRKILKFEEEIQKIDDMIGNGNYDETVEARRKALVKCCEKWYLRKELHWKQMSRSRLARDMDKNTRYFHNLASARRRNNRIDTLAINGRLIRNQARIQTAIREFYKELYHQERSPEMGKFSSSV; the protein is encoded by the coding sequence ATGCGAAATTGCTTTAAAGGTGAACGATGGCTGTGTGTTGAAGGGGTACTATCAGAGAAGTCTGTTAACTGTGCATTTTTCTTGGTTTATGGGGCTCACATTAGAGATGAGAAACGTGTTGTGTGGGAGGAGCTGAGTTACATGGCTGGCTTATGTCCAGGCGCCTGTTGTTTTCTGGGGGACTTTCATGAGATTGCCCAAGTGGAAGAAAGGCGAGGTCTAGAGAGCTTATCTCTGTCGGCACAGGACTATAAGGTTTGGGTACATGACATGGGTTTGGTGGACCTGCCAATTTCAGACCGTAAGTTTACATGGTTCAGAGGACAGTCATGTAGCCGTATTGACAGAGTTTTGGTTAGCTTGGAATGGCTTGAGGCATTCCCGGAGACTCGTTTGAGAGGTGGGTCACGGGGGTTGTCAGATCACTGTCCTATCATAGTGGAAGAGAAGAGACTAAGAGTTGGACCGAGGCCGTTTCGAAGTCTAGATTCGTGGTTTACTCATGAAGGGTTTCTAAGGATGGTCAAGGAGGAATGGAGAGGGCTGGGAGAGATACAATTCACTGATAAACTGAAGGCATTGACGGTTCCTTTGGGGAGATGGCACAGAGACAACTTTGGTGATATGGACAGGAAAATTTtgaagtttgaggaagagataCAGAAGATTGATGACATGATTGGGAATGGAAACTATGATGAGACAGTGGAAGCAAGAAGGAAGGCGTTAGTTAAGTGCTGTGAGAAATGGTATTTGAGGAAAGAAttacattggaagcagatgtcaagGTCGAGGCTTGCAAGGGACATGGATAAAAATACGAGATACTTTCATAACTTAGCTTCGGCGAGAAGGCGAAATAACAGGATTGATACATTAGCTATTAATGGAAGATTGATAAGGAATCAAGCTAGGATTCAAACTGCCATCAGAGAGTTTTACAAAGAGTTATATCATCAAGAGAGGTCCCCTGAGATGGGCAAATTCAGCTCTtctgtttaa
- the LOC107639907 gene encoding agglutinin-2-like: MAFFSSKSYLPLSSPLKIFISLLLLQLFNNSVNSQFPTPPDYESVDFGFSSFDPNDPNLGLFSDASISSAGILHLTETDYQGKALQNSVGRLVHATPVHIWDRNTGNLADFTAGFTFVVNPGDSEVRGDGFAFFLGPLRQDIPQNSTGGYLGLFDPKTALDPSKNQILAIEFDTFPNEWDPPAATITQAPHVGIDVGSVKSVATANWPAYSIPSFAVGSASINYNSETKRLSVFVSYPGISNATVSLSANVDLRSVLPEYVRVGFSAATGDVVETHDIFSFHFEAAL; the protein is encoded by the coding sequence ATGGCTTTCTTCAGCTCAAAATCATATCTGCCACTTTCTTCTCCACTCAAAATCTTCATCTCTTTGCTCTTGCTTCAATTATTTAACAATAGTGTTAACTCACAATTCCCAACACCGCCGGACTATGAATCCGTTGACTTTGGCTTCTCCTCTTTCGACCCCAACGACCCAAACCTAGGCCTTTTTTCCGATGCCTCAATATCCAGTGCCGGAATTCTACACTTGACTGAAACTGATTACCAAGGAAAAGCACTCCAAAACAGTGTCGGCCGGCTGGTGCATGCAACACCGGTGCATATCTGGGATAGAAATACCGGAAACCTCGCGGACTTCACCGCAGGGTTTACTTTCGTAGTAAACCCTGGCGATTCAGAAGTCCGCGGGGATGGATTCGCTTTCTTCCTTGGACCACTAAGACAGGATATACCCCAGAATTCCACCGGAGGGTATCTTGGTCTTTTCGACCCTAAAACAGCGTTAGACCCAAGCAAGAACCAAATCTTAGCTATTGAGTTCGATACTTTCCCTAACGAATGGGACCCTCCTGCAGCAACGATAACTCAAGCCCCTCACGTTGGAATCGACGTTGGGTCTGTTAAGTCGGTGGCGACGGCGAACTGGCCGGCTTATTCCATTCCGTCATTTGCGGTTGGGTCAGCGAGCATAAACTATAACTCTGAAACGAAAAGGTTGAGTGTGTTTGTGAGTTACCCTGGGATAAGCAATGCCACCGTCTCACTCTCCGCCAATGTTGATTTGAGGAGTGTTTTGCCGGAATATGTGAGGGTTGGTTTCTCTGCTGCCACCGGTGATGTGGTTGAAACGCATGACATTTTTAGCTTCCATTTCGAAGCTGCCCTATAG
- the LOC107639908 gene encoding L-type lectin-domain containing receptor kinase IX.1-like: protein MATIFCYPSPTFLYLLLSTFLALNLSTYSIQFQISRFTTGDPNIVYRGQAIPRVGTIELNNNIDYLFQVGSAIYSKDVPLWESSSGKQADFKTHFTFVIDTQGKSQYGAGLAFFLAPSGFQIPPNSAGGFLGLYNTSTADSSRNQIVHVEFDSFPNPEWDPKMEHVGINVNSISSANYTAWNASKHSNDIADAWITYNSTNKILSVSWKYQTTSTSQENTTLSHQIDLIKVLPQSVTIGFSAATGSYTERHVIQSWEFSSSLDAEPGKGKNSKKTWKVVVGSVVAGAVLIVAVISTYVIFRRWKKKKKNDALRERMSSIDDLERGAGPRRFSYEEVVVATNNFSPNRKLGQGGFGAVYRGYFADLDLVVAVKKISSGSRQGKREYVTEVKVISRLRHRNLVQLIGWCHDRGEFLLVYEYMPNGSLDSHLFGNRTPLSWSLRHKIALGLASAILYLHEEWEQCVLHRDIKPSNVMLDSSFNVKLGDFGLAKLIDHELGSQTSALAGTIGYMAPEYISSRRASKESDVYSFGLVALEIATGKKVFDLIEDEDSQKGLAEWVWDHYGREELHMVVDGRLEKDFDEKQAMYLMIVGLWCCHPDKNVRPSIRQAIQVLNSEGALPQLPTKMPVAIYHIPTPSVSSDGASVSVSLQSGR, encoded by the coding sequence ATGGCTACAATTTTCTGTTATCCATCACCAACCTTTCTTTACCTTTTGCTCTCAACCTTCCTTGCATTAAACCTCTCAACTTATTCGATTCAATTCCAAATATCTAGGTTTACTACTGGCGATCCAAACATAGTTTACAGAGGACAAGCCATACCTCGTGTTGGAACAATTGAATTGAACAATAACATTGATTACTTATTCCAAGTTGGATCAGCCATATACTCCAAAGATGTTCCACTTTGGGAATCAAGCTCAGGAAAACAAGCTGATTTCAAAACACACTTCACCTTTGTTATTGACACTCAAGGGAAATCTCAGTATGGTGCCGGGCTTGCATTTTTCCTTGCACCTTCTGGATTCCAAATACCACCAAACTCTGCCGGCGGCTTCCTAGGCCTTTACAACACATCCACTGCCGACTCGTCGCGCAATCAGATTgttcatgttgagtttgattccTTCCCTAATCCGGAGTGGGATCCCAAAATGGAGCATGTGGGAATCAATGTTAATTCAATTTCTTCAGCAAACTACACTGCTTGGAATGCTAGCAAGCATAGTAATGACATTGCTGATGCATGGATCACATACAATTCAACAAACAAGATTCTAAGTGTGTCATGGAAATACCAAACAACCTCTACCTCTCAAGAGAATACTACTCTTTCTCATCAAATTGATTTGATCAAGGTCTTGCCTCAATCGGTTACAATTGGATTTTCCGCGGCTACAGGTTCTTACACAGAACGACATGTTATTCAATCTTGGGAGTTCAGTTCTAGTTTGGACGCAGAGCCTGGTAAAGGAAAGAATTCGAAGAAGACATGGAAGGTGGTGGTTGGATCAGTTGTTGCAGGAGCTGTTTTGATTGTGGCAGTTATTTCAACATATGTAATATTTAGAagatggaagaagaaaaagaaaaatgatgcTCTAAGAGAGAGGATGAGCTCTATTGATGACTTGGAAAGAGGAGCTGGACCAAGAAGATTCTCTTATGAGGAGGTTGTTGTCGCCACCAATAACTTCTCCCCAAACAGGAAGTTAGGCCAAGGTGGATTTGGAGCAGTGTATAGAGGCTACTTTGCTGATCTAGATTTGGTGGTTGCTGTTAAGAAGATATCAAGTGGATCAAGACAAGGGAAAAGAGAGTATGTAACTGAAGTCAAAGTCATTAGCAGGTTAAGGCATAGGAATCTTGTGCAACTCATAGGTTGGTGCCATGATCGAGGTGAGTTCCTTCTTGTTTATGAGTATATGCCAAATGGTAGCCTTGATTCCCATTTGTTTGGGAATAGGACTCCATTATCGTGGAGCTTGAggcacaagatagctcttggatTGGCCTCTGCTATTCTCTATCTTCATGAAGAGTGGGAACAATGTGTATTGCATAGAGATATCAAACCAAGCAATGTGATGTTGGATTCTAGTTTCAATGTCAAGCTTGGTGATTTCGGTTTGGCTAAGCTCATAGATCATGAATTAGGGTCTCAAACATCGGCTTTAGCCGGAACTATTGGCTATATGGCTCCAGAATATATAAGCAGTCGCAGAGCAAGTAAGGAGTCAGATGTGTATAGTTTTGGATTGGTAGCTCTAGAGATTGCCACCGGGAAAAAGGTGTTTGATCTTATAGAGGATGAAGATAGTCAAAAGGGGTTAGCAGAGTGGGTTTGGGATCATTACGGAAGAGAAGAGCTTCATATGGTTGTGGATGGGAGACTAGAAAAGGATTTTGATGAGAAACAAGCCATGTATTTGATGATTGTTGGTTTATGGTGTTGTCATCCTGATAAGAATGTGAGACCATCAATAAGACAAGCAATTCAAGTGCTGAATTCAGAAGGTGCACTGCCACAACTTCCAACAAAGATGCCTGTTGCTATATACCATATTCCCACACCTTCTGTCAGCTCTGATGGTGCTTCCGTTAGTGTTAGCCTCCAATCAGGTCGGTGA